The following coding sequences are from one Pseudomonas mendocina window:
- a CDS encoding DUF6531 domain-containing protein, producing MNGKFHSLRTGLTGGAILAIRKGTPCSSGKGADIKSGACFFDQGNRQGSPPVSCATPQDKKGNPISILSGNKYAQESFYQGSDPFPVKLELVYNSLDRQWRHNYSTTLHETSSALVVVFADGRSAGYDKQTGVPINGSELSRLERIADGWVHYSHGGEQTFFNASGRVVRITFPGRGTVELSYSPATIIRYQYNGRNYTQSQRNIKVKGKTQELMVVERDQARVVSASVDDSRFYFDWDVSLMRLSEVSFRSSQTSDLQSRKYHYESIYGSQLLTGITDERGVRYSTWTYDPQGRATSSEHSSGADKVSIIYSNDDSSTVINPLGQRTVYRFADFGGVRRITAIEGEPSPNCSSSNSIFTYDERGLLKTRIDNKGNRTTYEYNSRGLEVSRTEASGTPQARTVTTAWHPELFLPVTITEPDRITQYTYDSQGRQTSQSITQR from the coding sequence GTGAATGGCAAGTTCCACAGCCTCCGCACTGGATTGACGGGGGGGGCTATATTGGCAATACGTAAGGGAACGCCTTGTTCATCGGGTAAGGGGGCTGACATCAAGAGTGGGGCGTGTTTCTTTGACCAGGGGAACCGTCAGGGGAGTCCTCCTGTTAGCTGTGCCACTCCACAGGACAAGAAAGGCAACCCCATATCGATACTGAGTGGTAACAAATACGCTCAAGAGTCCTTCTATCAAGGGAGCGATCCTTTTCCCGTGAAGCTGGAGTTGGTTTATAACAGTTTGGATAGGCAGTGGCGCCACAATTACTCTACTACCCTTCATGAGACCAGTAGTGCGCTTGTTGTTGTATTCGCAGATGGACGATCCGCTGGCTATGATAAGCAAACGGGTGTACCGATAAATGGTAGTGAACTCAGTCGTTTGGAAAGGATTGCAGATGGGTGGGTGCATTATTCTCACGGCGGCGAGCAGACGTTCTTTAATGCATCGGGTCGAGTGGTTCGTATAACGTTTCCTGGGCGGGGCACTGTAGAGTTGTCGTATTCGCCGGCCACCATCATTCGTTACCAATATAATGGTAGGAATTACACGCAGTCGCAGCGAAATATAAAGGTCAAAGGAAAAACTCAAGAATTGATGGTCGTGGAAAGGGATCAGGCGCGAGTTGTTTCTGCGAGTGTTGATGATAGTAGGTTTTACTTTGATTGGGATGTGTCATTGATGCGTTTGAGCGAAGTTTCTTTCAGGTCGTCCCAAACTTCAGATTTGCAGAGCCGCAAGTACCACTACGAATCGATCTATGGCTCTCAACTTCTAACAGGTATTACCGATGAACGGGGTGTTAGGTATTCGACATGGACTTATGACCCGCAAGGGCGCGCGACCTCCAGCGAGCATTCCAGCGGGGCGGACAAGGTATCGATTATCTATAGCAACGACGACAGTTCTACCGTCATCAATCCTTTAGGTCAGAGGACGGTTTATCGCTTCGCTGATTTTGGCGGCGTAAGGCGAATCACGGCAATTGAGGGGGAGCCGTCTCCAAATTGCTCAAGCAGCAACTCGATCTTCACTTATGATGAACGTGGCTTGCTCAAGACCAGGATCGACAACAAGGGCAACCGTACGACCTACGAGTACAACTCTCGTGGCCTTGAGGTATCCCGCACTGAAGCCAGTGGTACGCCCCAGGCGCGTACTGTTACCACCGCATGGCACCCTGAGTTGTTCTTGCCGGTGACGATCACGGAGCCTGATCGCATTACCCAATACACCTATGACAGCCAGGGGCGGCAGACCAGTCAGTCCATCACTCAACGCTGA
- a CDS encoding RHS repeat domain-containing protein translates to MRRIFFSSVLLVVSSFSGAAEFRWQYMLGGRIGNFTSPYYACAAAVASTWFNGKKELVDVVFTSPSKTTAHCYVRLSQCSGTQCGEWYTPEPPNSIDGHRVNALRDGEACFPGRTLDADLGICVDLGAGLQAGGGDASCKVSNTGPGVYAGNPINFSAANKYEKITPYRASVGRLEFSLHYNSAKLAWSNSYSDHLTEFQARTYVTLSDGRIIAFTGTSGRMVAKETADILQKNTGEWVLYRETGERLYFDAYGQLKKAAWPDDELVITKTNYPLTTTVTSRHGESISFVRGGNGNLLSVNSPQGIITFEYYTDKITKINRNIGGVLSTQLLHYEHTHKGLLTGITDERGIRYVTWGYDEQRRPILSDSSLEGGATHIQYSEDGSVTVTNPLGKKTTYTFLTVASAGGWIDVGVKRVTSILGEPSPNCASSNSNFTYDTRGLLKTKIDNKGNRTTYDYNTRGLEISRTEASGTPQARTVTTAWHPELFLPVTITEPDRITQYTYDNQGRQTSQSVTSR, encoded by the coding sequence ATGAGGCGGATTTTTTTCAGCAGCGTATTGCTCGTGGTGTCTTCTTTTAGTGGTGCGGCGGAGTTTCGTTGGCAATACATGCTGGGTGGGCGTATAGGGAATTTTACCAGTCCTTACTATGCATGTGCCGCAGCTGTTGCATCTACTTGGTTTAATGGTAAGAAAGAACTTGTTGATGTGGTTTTTACCAGTCCATCCAAGACCACAGCGCACTGTTATGTCCGGCTAAGCCAGTGCAGTGGAACTCAATGTGGAGAATGGTATACGCCAGAGCCTCCTAACTCGATTGATGGACACCGGGTTAACGCTCTACGAGATGGAGAGGCTTGCTTTCCTGGGCGTACTCTGGATGCTGATCTGGGTATATGCGTAGATCTTGGCGCTGGCTTACAAGCCGGCGGTGGAGACGCCTCTTGTAAGGTGAGTAATACCGGGCCAGGTGTGTATGCTGGTAATCCTATAAATTTCTCTGCTGCAAACAAATATGAAAAAATTACTCCATACCGGGCTTCCGTAGGGCGCCTTGAATTTTCCTTGCATTATAATAGTGCGAAGTTGGCTTGGTCTAATAGCTACTCTGATCATTTGACGGAGTTTCAAGCGAGGACTTATGTGACCTTGTCGGATGGTAGGATAATCGCGTTTACGGGCACGAGCGGTCGGATGGTTGCAAAAGAGACTGCTGATATTCTGCAAAAAAATACAGGCGAGTGGGTGCTATACCGCGAAACAGGTGAGAGGCTCTACTTTGATGCCTACGGGCAACTCAAAAAGGCCGCTTGGCCAGATGATGAATTGGTAATTACAAAAACCAATTATCCTCTGACGACTACTGTGACCTCTCGTCATGGCGAGTCCATTAGTTTCGTCAGAGGAGGGAATGGGAATCTTCTGAGTGTCAATAGTCCGCAAGGAATCATAACGTTCGAGTATTACACGGATAAAATAACCAAAATAAACCGAAATATCGGTGGTGTGCTGTCAACCCAGCTTCTGCATTACGAGCATACACACAAGGGATTGCTGACAGGGATAACGGATGAGCGCGGTATCCGTTACGTGACGTGGGGGTATGACGAGCAGCGGAGGCCTATTCTCAGTGATAGTTCTTTAGAAGGGGGCGCTACGCATATCCAGTACTCGGAAGATGGGAGTGTCACCGTCACCAATCCCTTGGGAAAAAAGACTACTTACACCTTTTTGACTGTAGCTAGTGCCGGTGGATGGATTGATGTAGGTGTCAAGCGAGTTACATCAATCCTAGGTGAACCATCACCAAATTGTGCAAGTAGCAATTCAAACTTCACTTATGACACTCGCGGTTTGCTCAAGACCAAGATCGACAACAAGGGTAATCGAACCACTTACGATTACAACACCCGTGGTCTTGAGATATCCCGCACTGAGGCCAGTGGTACACCCCAGGCGCGTACTGTTACCACCGCATGGCACCCTGAGTTGTTCTTGCCGGTGACGATCACGGAGCCTGATCGCATTACCCAATACACCTATGACAACCAGGGGCGGCAGACCAGTCAGTCTGTCACTTCGCGCTGA